Proteins found in one Triticum aestivum cultivar Chinese Spring chromosome 4D, IWGSC CS RefSeq v2.1, whole genome shotgun sequence genomic segment:
- the LOC123096056 gene encoding telomerase Cajal body protein 1 — protein sequence MEEAAEERAAAPGAAELEDAAENGTEGEGGSAPAAEEDAAAAAAAAYSWPELRFDLPPRRRYHFADQFRSPCSSSTGNFLKGVKWSPDGSSFLTSSDDNSLRMFYLPEDAYSAAAEHTAEAAVGGQDSYGASLQVNEGEPVYDFCWYPYMSVSDPATCVFASTSRDHPIHLWDATTSELRCTYRAYDAMDEITAALSISFNSTGSKLFAGYNKAIRVFDVHRPGRDFEQYSLLKGGEGPTGIISSISFSPQNGMLAVGSYSQTTAVYAEGNMEPLYVLHGQLGGVTQVLFSKDGNYLYTGGRKDPYILCWDIRNTVDIVYKLYRSCDTTNQRVQFDIEPCGKHLATGGQDGMVHIYDLQGGQWVTGFQAAADTVNGFSFHPYLPLATTSSGHRRFGMQDEFEEESSLAGDENCCSVWKFSCSQES from the exons ATGGAAGAAGCGGCCGAGGAGCGAGCGGCCGCGCCGGGCGCCGCCGAGCTTGAGGATGCGGCGGAGAACGGGACGGAGGGGGAGGGAGGCTCTGCTCCCGCGGCAGAGGaggacgctgctgctgctgctgcggcggcgtACTCGTGGCCTGAGCTCCGCTTCGATCTCCCGCCGCGCCGCCGGTACCACTTCGCCGACCAGTTCCGctccccctgctcctcctccaccGGTAACTTCCTCAAGGGCGTCAAGTGGTCGCCCGACGGCTCCTCCTTCCTCACCAGCTCCGACGACAACTCCCTCCGCATGTTCTACCT GCCGGAGGACGCGTACAGTGCTGCGGCGGAGCACACCGCAGAGGCTGCCGTCGGAGGCCAAG ACTCCTATGGCGCAAGCCTCCAGGTGAACGAGGGCGAGCCCGTGTACGACTTCTGCTGGTACCCCTACATGTCCGTGTCTG ATCCAGCCACCTGTGTATTTGCCAGCACGAGTCGTGATCATCCGATACACCTCTGGGATGCCACCACCAGCGAG CTTCGATGCACTTACAGAGCATACGACGCCATGGATGAGATAACGGCTGCACTTTCGATATCATTTAATTCTACAGGATCCAA GCTTTTTGCTGGATACAACAAAGCAATCAGAGTGTTTGATGTTCATCGGCCTGGTAGAGATTTTGAGCAATACTCTTTGCTTAAAGGGGGTGAAGGGCCAACTG GTATAATATCTTCAATCTCGTTCTCTCCTCAAAATGGGATGCTCGCAGTTGGCTCGTATAGCCAGACAACAGCTGTTTATGCGGAGGGTAACATGGAGCCATTATATGTTCTACATGGCCAGCTTGGGGGTGTTACACAG GTGCTTTTTTCGAAAGATGGAAATTATTTATATACTGGAGGGCGGAAG GATCCATACATATTATGTTGGGATATTCGGAACACCGTGGACATTGTTTACAA GTTGTACAGATCGTGTGATACTACTAATCAAAGAGTACAGTTTGATATTGAGCCCTGTGGCAAGCATCTTGCCACTGGTGGGCAG GACGGCATGGTCCATATTTACGACCTTCAAGGTGGCCAATGGGTGACAGGGTTCCAAGCAGCTGCTG ATACTGTCAACGgtttctccttccatccataccTTCCTCTTGCTACAACATCGTCTGGGCACAGAAGGTTTGGTATGCAAGATGAATTTGAAGAGGAATCGAGTTTGGCAG GTGATGAGAACTGCTGCTCTGTCTGGAAGTTTTCTTGCTCACAAGAATCTTGA
- the LOC123096058 gene encoding uncharacterized protein, which yields MACVDIHGMSVTLTLVDQLSLAGKKRSADENLVLADESEASGWSSAVSDRRLALRRRRGPASSSCRRGCIVVTEPPDCRAEEAVQQVAAEEFEGILEREALSVEELVYFTIF from the coding sequence ATGGCGTGCGTCGACATCCATGGCATGAGCGTGACGCTCACGTTGGTGGACCAGCTGTCGCTCGCCGGGAAGAAGAGATCCGCCGACGAGAATCTCGTCCTCGCCGACGAGTCCGAGGCCAGTGGatggtcgtcggcggtctcggaCCGCAGGCTCGCCCTGCGCCGCCGGCGAGGTCCGGCTTCCTCTTCCTGCCGCCGCGGCTGCATCGTGGTGACGGAGCCGCCGGACTGCCGTGCCGAGGAGGCTGTTCAGCAGGTTGCCGCGGAAGAATTCGAAGGCATACTGGAGCGCGAGGCTTTGTCTGTCGAGGAGCTGGTTTACTTCACCATCTTCTAG